One part of the Arabidopsis thaliana chromosome 1 sequence genome encodes these proteins:
- a CDS encoding MuDR family transposase (MuDR family transposase; FUNCTIONS IN: zinc ion binding; INVOLVED IN: biological_process unknown; LOCATED IN: cellular_component unknown; CONTAINS InterPro DOMAIN/s: MULE transposase, conserved domain (InterPro:IPR018289), Zinc finger, SWIM-type (InterPro:IPR007527), Zinc finger, PMZ-type (InterPro:IPR006564), Transposase, MuDR, plant (InterPro:IPR004332); BEST Arabidopsis thaliana protein match is: MuDR family transposase (TAIR:AT1G64260.1); Has 35333 Blast hits to 34131 proteins in 2444 species: Archae - 798; Bacteria - 22429; Metazoa - 974; Fungi - 991; Plants - 531; Viruses - 0; Other Eukaryotes - 9610 (source: NCBI BLink).): MSEVNVPVFCCWNGCIKDGTNGIYYEGSNYRMTTVKGKTKFNELLDHLYQVTGLDRKRSKFGIIGRYPTDIQAFRVKYKPLPVVDDTSLETMLEITTKHPYIKDIDLYLEVESTSVGVIDPATCSSPSDILGGSSKRQKTDIHVKLERETDRNSESDGVVHLVDSSTLNKDSISGHVSKPCMSSLWLDDHDLRVGLCFKDGDELKKAVDWCSLKAQQKCVVRETAKDEYIFECIRWKCKWSLGAARMKKHGLVEIIKYTGPHTCHPIVPEDFKSEFETDEIERAVRYMPTQTISELKKWWKKKIGYELETSDVRLAKEKAIKRVFGDWDQSFEDFPKLMSALCSSNGLLVDWKYDLFPNPNFASFCGVFWAFPQSIEGFQHCRPLIVVDTKNLNCEYQLKLMIASGVDAANKYFPLAFAVTKEVSTDIWRWFLTGIREKVTQRKGLCLISSPHPDIIAVVNESGSQWQEPWAYHRFSLNHFYSQFSRVFPSFCLGARIRRAGSTSQKDEFVSYMNDIKEKNPEARKWLDQFPQNRWALAHDNGRRYGIMEINTKALFAVCNAFEQAGHVVTGSVLLLFDELRSKFDKSFSCSRSSLNCGDVYTEPVMDKLEEFRTTFVTYSYIVTPLDNNAFQVATALDKGECIVQLSDCSCTCGDFQRYKFPCLHALAVCKKLKFNPLQYVDDCYTLERLKRTYATIFSHVPEMSAWPEASGVPRLLPPVIPPSPPPSPPTYVSGTKCRTTPLATKKKS, encoded by the coding sequence ATGTCTGAAGTAAATGTTCCGGTGTTCTGTTGCTGGAACGGTTGCATCAAGGATGGCACTAATGGCATATACTATGAAGGGTCCAATTATAGAATGACCACTGTGAAGGGAAAGACTAAGTTTAACGAATTGCTGGATCATCTGTATCAAGTTACTGGGTTAGATAGGAAGAGATCAAAGTTTGGTATAATCGGTAGATATCCTACAGATATTCAAGCGTTTAGGGTTAAGTATAAACCTCTTCCCGTGGTGGACGACACTAGTTTGGAGACTATGCTTGAGATTACAACCAAACATCCTTATATTAAAGACATTGACCTGTATTTGGAAGTGGAATCGACATCCGTTGGAGTTATTGATCCTGCTACTTGTTCATCGCCTTCAGACATTCTTGGTGGTTCTTCGAAAAGACAGAAGACCGATATACATGTTAAGTTAGAGAGGGAGACGGATAGAAACTCAGAATCAGATGGCGTGGTACACTTGGTTGATAGCAGCACTTTGAATAAAGATTCCATTTCTGGTCATGTTTCAAAACCGTGTATGTCTAGTTTGTGGCTTGACGATCATGACTTGCGAGTAGGATTGTGCTTTAAAGATGGCGATGAGCTGAAGAAGGCAGTGGACTGGTGTTCCCTTAAAGCTCAGCAAAAGTGTGTAGTACGAGAGACTGCAAAGGACGAGTATATCTTTGAGTGCATCAGATGGAAATGCAAGTGGTCACTTGGAGCCGCTAGAATGAAAAAGCACGGACTTGTCGAGATAATCAAGTATACTGGTCCACATACTTGTCATCCCATTGTTCCAGAAGATTTCAAATCAGAGTTTGAAACAGATGAGATTGAACGTGCGGTCAGGTATATGCCCACACAAACAATTTCAGAGTTGAAGAAGtggtggaaaaaaaaaattggctaTGAGCTTGAAACTTCTGATGTGCGGTTAGCGAAAGAGAAAGCTATCAAAAGAGTTTTTGGAGATTGGGatcaaagttttgaagattttcccAAGTTAATGTCTGCCCTTTGTTCATCTAATGGACTCCTTGTGGACTGGAAGTATGATCTTTTTCCTAATCCTAATTTTGCATCCTTCTGTGGTGTGTTTTGGGCGTTCCCACAGTCTATAGAAGGGTTTCAACACTGTAGACCTCTGATCGTAGTGGATACCAAAAACTTGAACTGTGAGTACCAATTGAAATTGATGATTGCCTCAGGAGTTGATGCAGccaacaaatattttccaCTTGCCTTTGCGGTTACTAAAGAAGTTTCTACTGATATTTGGCGTTGGTTTCTCACTGGAATCAGAGAGAAGGTTACACAAAGGAAAGGCCTTTGCCTCATTTCCAGTCCCCACCCCGACATAATTGCTGTTGTCAACGAATCTGGGTCTCAGTGGCAAGAACCTTGGGCTTATCACAGGTTCAGTCTGAATCATTTTTACTCCCAATTCTCTCGTGTTTTTCCAAGCTTCTGCCTGGGGGCTCGCATTAGGCGGGCTGGGTCCACGAGTCAGAAGGATGAGTTTGTTTCCTACATGAATGacatcaaagagaagaaccCAGAAGCTCGGAAATGGTTAGACCAATTCCCTCAAAATCGGTGGGCTCTGGCTCATGACAATGGTCGGAGATATGGAATCATGGAGATAAATACAAAAGCTTTGTTTGCAGTTTGTAACGCATTTGAGCAGGCTGGTCATGTAGTGACAGGTTCCGTGCTTCTTCTATTTGATGAACTGAGATCCAAGTTTGACAAGTCTTTTAGTTGTAGCCGAAGTTCTCTTAACTGCGGCGATGTGTACACCGAGCCTGTCATGGACAAGCTTGAAGAATTCAGGACAACTTTCGTTACTTACAGTTACATTGTAACGCCCTTAGACAATAACGCCTTTCAGGTTGCAACAGCGTTAGATAAGGGTGAATGTATTGTTCAGCTGAGCGACTGCAGCTGCACATGCGGGGATTTTCAGCGTTACAAATTCCCATGTCTACACGCTCTAGCCGTCTGCAAGAAGTTGAAATTCAACCCTTTACAGTATGTAGACGACTGTTACACTCTTGAACGGTTAAAAAGAACTTACGCCACCATTTTCTCTCATGTTCCGGAAATGTCAGCTTGGCCGGAAGCTTCTGGAGTTCCGAGATTGCTTCCTCCTGTCATTCCACCGTCACCACCTCCATCACCTCCAACTTACGTATCAGGTACCAAATGCAGAACTACTCCTCTCGCTACTAAGAAGAAGAGCTGA
- the UBC28 gene encoding ubiquitin-conjugating enzyme 28 (ubiquitin-conjugating enzyme 28 (UBC28); CONTAINS InterPro DOMAIN/s: Ubiquitin-conjugating enzyme/RWD-like (InterPro:IPR016135), Ubiquitin-conjugating enzyme, E2 (InterPro:IPR000608); BEST Arabidopsis thaliana protein match is: ubiquitin conjugating enzyme 9 (TAIR:AT4G27960.1); Has 10537 Blast hits to 10496 proteins in 399 species: Archae - 0; Bacteria - 4; Metazoa - 4600; Fungi - 2215; Plants - 1971; Viruses - 26; Other Eukaryotes - 1721 (source: NCBI BLink).), whose protein sequence is MASKRILKELKDLQKDPPTSCSAEVSGHCYGTCPVAEDMFHWQATIMGPSDSPYSGGVFLVTIHFPPDYPFKPPKVAFRTKVFHPNVNSNGSICLDILKEQWSPALTISKVLLSICSLLTDPNPDDPLVPEIAHMYKTDRAKYESTARSWTQKYAMG, encoded by the exons ATGGCTTCGAAAAGGATCTTGAAAGAGCTCAAGGATCTCCAGAAGGATCCTCCAACTTCCTGCAGTGCTG AAGTCTCAGGACATTGCTATGGCAcat GCCCAGTTGCTGAAGACATGTTTCATTGGCAAGCTACAATAATGGGTCCATCTGATAGTCCTTATTCAGGCGGTGTCTTTCTCGTAACCATTCACTTCCCTCCGGATTATCCTTTCAAACCACCAAAG GTTGCATTCAGGACAAAAGTGTTCCACCCTAATGTCAACAGCAATGGAAGCATTTGCCTTGACATTTTGAAAGAACAATGGAGTCCTGCACTCACCATATCGAAG GTTTTGCTTTCGATATGTTCATTGTTAACGGACCCAAACCCAGATGATCCATTGGTTCCAGAGATTGCTCACATGTACAAAACCGATAGAGCAAAGTATGAGTCTACTGCGAGAAGCTGGACTCAGAAATATGCAATGGGATGA
- a CDS encoding DEK carboxy-terminal domain protein: MKLMIASGVEADDCYFPLAFAFTTEVSSDTWRWFLSGIREKVTQRKDICLISRPHPDILDVINEPGSQWQEPWAYHMFCLDDICTQFHYVFQDDYLKNLVYEAGSTSEKEEFDSYMNEIEKKNSEARKWLDQFPQYQWAQAHDSGRRYRVMTIDAENLFAFCESFQSLGLPVTATALLLFDEMRFFFYSGLCDSSGRVNRGDMYTKPVMDQLEKLMTDSIPHVVMPLEKGLFQVTEPLQEDEWIVQLSEWSCTCGEFQLKKFPCLHVLAVCEKLKINPLQYVDDCYSLDRLYKTYAATFSPVPEVAAWPEASGVPTLFPPVILPPPNVSVNDKAKVPPSDEELRNAIVDILKVVDLKTTAIADVLKRLAEKFEIDLTPRKSSIKTMIQNELSS, translated from the exons ATGAAATTGATGATTGCCTCAGGAGTCGAAGCTGACGATTGCTATTTCCCACTTGCATTTGCGTTTACCACAGAAGTATCCTCAGATACCTGGCGTTGGTTTCTCAGTGGAATCAGGGAGAAGGTAACACAAAGGAAAGACATTTGCCTCATCTCCAGACCCCACCCTGATATACTTGATGTTATTAACGAACCAGGATCTCAGTGGCAAGAACCCTGGGCTTATCACATGTTCTGTCTGGATGATATATGCACCCAATTTCACTATGTTTTTCAAGACGACTACCTGAAGAACCTTGTGTATGAGGCTGGATCCACAAGTGAGAAGGAAGAATTTGATTCCTATATGAATGAGATCGAAAAGAAGAACTCAGAAGCGCGGAAATGGTTAGACCAATTTCCTCAATATCAGTGGGCTCAAGCTCATGACAGTGGTCGGAGATACAGAGTTATGACGATCGATGCAGAAAATTTGTTTGCATTTTGTGAAAGCTTTCAGTCTCTTGGTTTGCCAGTGACAGCTACAGCACTGCTTCTGTTTGATgagatgagattttttttttactcggGTCTTTGTGATAGCAGTGGTAGGGTCAACCGCGGAGATATGTACACCAAACCCGTCATGGACCAGCTCGAAAAGTTAATGACAGATTCCATCCCTCACGTTGTAATGCCATTAGAGAAAGGTCTGTTTCAAGTCACAGAACCATTACAGGAGGATGAATGGATCGTTCAGCTGAGTGAATGGTCCTGTACGTGTGGGGAGTTTCAGTTGAAGAAGTTTCCATGTCTGCACGTTCTAGCAGTCTGCGAGAAGCTGAAAATCAACCCTTTGCAGTATGTAGACGACTGTTACTCTCTTGACCGATTATACAAAACTTATGCTGCCACTTTTTCTCCTGTCCCGGAAGTAGCAGCTTGGCCAGAAGCTTCTGGAGTTCCGACACTGTTTCCACCGGTCATTCTGCCGCCACCTAACGTATCAG TAAATGACAAAGCCAAGGTGCCTCCTAGTGATGAAGAGTTGAGAAATGCAATTGTTGATATCTTGAAAGTTGTGGACTTGAAAACG ACCGCGATTGCTGACGTCCTCAAGCGACTTG CTGAGAAGTTCGAAATCGACCTCACCCCAAGAAAGTCATCTATAAAGACGATGATCCAAAATGAGCTCAGTTCATAA
- a CDS encoding Bifunctional inhibitor/lipid-transfer protein/seed storage 2S albumin superfamily protein (Bifunctional inhibitor/lipid-transfer protein/seed storage 2S albumin superfamily protein; FUNCTIONS IN: molecular_function unknown; INVOLVED IN: lipid transport; LOCATED IN: membrane; CONTAINS InterPro DOMAIN/s: Bifunctional inhibitor/plant lipid transfer protein/seed storage (InterPro:IPR016140), Plant lipid transfer protein/seed storage/trypsin-alpha amylase inhibitor (InterPro:IPR003612), Plant lipid transfer protein/hydrophobic protein, helical domain (InterPro:IPR013770); BEST Arabidopsis thaliana protein match is: Bifunctional inhibitor/lipid-transfer protein/seed storage 2S albumin superfamily protein (TAIR:AT3G57310.1); Has 35333 Blast hits to 34131 proteins in 2444 species: Archae - 798; Bacteria - 22429; Metazoa - 974; Fungi - 991; Plants - 531; Viruses - 0; Other Eukaryotes - 9610 (source: NCBI BLink).), which produces MKTVGLLLITFVILLASLPLPTKAIGAGGSRSKRDRESCEESRIQTCLDVVNSGLKISTECCKFLKEQQPCLCDVTKTSKIKTNVLSSRLKSCGIHNLKCGNNNNAMRTSNPPVLRDTTPKIR; this is translated from the coding sequence atgaaGACCGTCGGATTGTTGCTTATTACATTCGTCATTCTCTTGGCATCATTACCGCTTCCAACAAAAGCTATCGGTGCAGGCGGAAGTAGATCCAAGAGGGACAGAGAATCATGTGAAGAAAGTAGGATTCAGACTTGCTTGGACGTTGTTAATAGTGGATTAAAGATATCGACCGAATGTTGTAAATTTTTGAAAGAGCAACAACCATGTCTTTGTGATGTAACTAAAACCAGTAAGATCAAGACCAATGTCCTCAGCTCTCGTCTCAAGTCTTGTGGTATTCATAACCTAAAATGTGGAAATAACAACAATGCGATGCGAACAAGCAACCCCCCAGTACTTCGAGACACCACACCAAAGATACGTTGA
- the UBC28 gene encoding ubiquitin-conjugating enzyme 28 (ubiquitin-conjugating enzyme 28 (UBC28); FUNCTIONS IN: ubiquitin-protein ligase activity; INVOLVED IN: ubiquitin-dependent protein catabolic process; LOCATED IN: plasma membrane; EXPRESSED IN: 24 plant structures; EXPRESSED DURING: 15 growth stages; CONTAINS InterPro DOMAIN/s: Ubiquitin-conjugating enzyme/RWD-like (InterPro:IPR016135), Ubiquitin-conjugating enzyme, E2 (InterPro:IPR000608); BEST Arabidopsis thaliana protein match is: ubiquitin conjugating enzyme 8 (TAIR:AT5G41700.5); Has 10654 Blast hits to 10613 proteins in 404 species: Archae - 0; Bacteria - 4; Metazoa - 4603; Fungi - 2343; Plants - 1945; Viruses - 27; Other Eukaryotes - 1732 (source: NCBI BLink).) — MASKRILKELKDLQKDPPTSCSAGPVAEDMFHWQATIMGPSDSPYSGGVFLVTIHFPPDYPFKPPKVAFRTKVFHPNVNSNGSICLDILKEQWSPALTISKVLLSICSLLTDPNPDDPLVPEIAHMYKTDRAKYESTARSWTQKYAMG, encoded by the exons ATGGCTTCGAAAAGGATCTTGAAAGAGCTCAAGGATCTCCAGAAGGATCCTCCAACTTCCTGCAGTGCTG GCCCAGTTGCTGAAGACATGTTTCATTGGCAAGCTACAATAATGGGTCCATCTGATAGTCCTTATTCAGGCGGTGTCTTTCTCGTAACCATTCACTTCCCTCCGGATTATCCTTTCAAACCACCAAAG GTTGCATTCAGGACAAAAGTGTTCCACCCTAATGTCAACAGCAATGGAAGCATTTGCCTTGACATTTTGAAAGAACAATGGAGTCCTGCACTCACCATATCGAAG GTTTTGCTTTCGATATGTTCATTGTTAACGGACCCAAACCCAGATGATCCATTGGTTCCAGAGATTGCTCACATGTACAAAACCGATAGAGCAAAGTATGAGTCTACTGCGAGAAGCTGGACTCAGAAATATGCAATGGGATGA
- a CDS encoding DEK carboxy-terminal domain protein translates to MDQLEKLMTDSIPHVVMPLEKGLFQVTEPLQEDEWIVQLSEWSCTCGEFQLKKFPCLHVLAVCEKLKINPLQYVDDCYSLDRLYKTYAATFSPVPEVAAWPEASGVPTLFPPVILPPPNVSVNDKAKVPPSDEELRNAIVDILKVVDLKTTAIADVLKRLAEKFEIDLTPRKSSIKTMIQNELSS, encoded by the exons ATGGACCAGCTCGAAAAGTTAATGACAGATTCCATCCCTCACGTTGTAATGCCATTAGAGAAAGGTCTGTTTCAAGTCACAGAACCATTACAGGAGGATGAATGGATCGTTCAGCTGAGTGAATGGTCCTGTACGTGTGGGGAGTTTCAGTTGAAGAAGTTTCCATGTCTGCACGTTCTAGCAGTCTGCGAGAAGCTGAAAATCAACCCTTTGCAGTATGTAGACGACTGTTACTCTCTTGACCGATTATACAAAACTTATGCTGCCACTTTTTCTCCTGTCCCGGAAGTAGCAGCTTGGCCAGAAGCTTCTGGAGTTCCGACACTGTTTCCACCGGTCATTCTGCCGCCACCTAACGTATCAG TAAATGACAAAGCCAAGGTGCCTCCTAGTGATGAAGAGTTGAGAAATGCAATTGTTGATATCTTGAAAGTTGTGGACTTGAAAACG ACCGCGATTGCTGACGTCCTCAAGCGACTTG CTGAGAAGTTCGAAATCGACCTCACCCCAAGAAAGTCATCTATAAAGACGATGATCCAAAATGAGCTCAGTTCATAA
- a CDS encoding DEK carboxy-terminal domain protein: MFCLDDICTQFHYVFQDDYLKNLVYEAGSTSEKEEFDSYMNEIEKKNSEARKWLDQFPQYQWAQAHDSGRRYRVMTIDAENLFAFCESFQSLGLPVTATALLLFDEMRFFFYSGLCDSSGRVNRGDMYTKPVMDQLEKLMTDSIPHVVMPLEKGLFQVTEPLQEDEWIVQLSEWSCTCGEFQLKKFPCLHVLAVCEKLKINPLQYVDDCYSLDRLYKTYAATFSPVPEVAAWPEASGVPTLFPPVILPPPNVSVNDKAKVPPSDEELRNAIVDILKVVDLKTTAIADVLKRLAEKFEIDLTPRKSSIKTMIQNELSS, encoded by the exons ATGTTCTGTCTGGATGATATATGCACCCAATTTCACTATGTTTTTCAAGACGACTACCTGAAGAACCTTGTGTATGAGGCTGGATCCACAAGTGAGAAGGAAGAATTTGATTCCTATATGAATGAGATCGAAAAGAAGAACTCAGAAGCGCGGAAATGGTTAGACCAATTTCCTCAATATCAGTGGGCTCAAGCTCATGACAGTGGTCGGAGATACAGAGTTATGACGATCGATGCAGAAAATTTGTTTGCATTTTGTGAAAGCTTTCAGTCTCTTGGTTTGCCAGTGACAGCTACAGCACTGCTTCTGTTTGATgagatgagattttttttttactcggGTCTTTGTGATAGCAGTGGTAGGGTCAACCGCGGAGATATGTACACCAAACCCGTCATGGACCAGCTCGAAAAGTTAATGACAGATTCCATCCCTCACGTTGTAATGCCATTAGAGAAAGGTCTGTTTCAAGTCACAGAACCATTACAGGAGGATGAATGGATCGTTCAGCTGAGTGAATGGTCCTGTACGTGTGGGGAGTTTCAGTTGAAGAAGTTTCCATGTCTGCACGTTCTAGCAGTCTGCGAGAAGCTGAAAATCAACCCTTTGCAGTATGTAGACGACTGTTACTCTCTTGACCGATTATACAAAACTTATGCTGCCACTTTTTCTCCTGTCCCGGAAGTAGCAGCTTGGCCAGAAGCTTCTGGAGTTCCGACACTGTTTCCACCGGTCATTCTGCCGCCACCTAACGTATCAG TAAATGACAAAGCCAAGGTGCCTCCTAGTGATGAAGAGTTGAGAAATGCAATTGTTGATATCTTGAAAGTTGTGGACTTGAAAACG ACCGCGATTGCTGACGTCCTCAAGCGACTTG CTGAGAAGTTCGAAATCGACCTCACCCCAAGAAAGTCATCTATAAAGACGATGATCCAAAATGAGCTCAGTTCATAA
- the UBC28 gene encoding ubiquitin-conjugating enzyme 28 (ubiquitin-conjugating enzyme 28 (UBC28); CONTAINS InterPro DOMAIN/s: Ubiquitin-conjugating enzyme/RWD-like (InterPro:IPR016135), Ubiquitin-conjugating enzyme, E2 (InterPro:IPR000608); BEST Arabidopsis thaliana protein match is: ubiquitin conjugating enzyme 8 (TAIR:AT5G41700.5).): protein MASKRILKELKDLQKDPPTSCSAVDNASKLLVLIELEDCCRRFSNCSCILLLEKSQDIAMAHVLLCPVAEDMFHWQATIMGPSDSPYSGGVFLVTIHFPPDYPFKPPKVAFRTKVFHPNVNSNGSICLDILKEQWSPALTISKVLLSICSLLTDPNPDDPLVPEIAHMYKTDRAKYESTARSWTQKYAMG, encoded by the exons ATGGCTTCGAAAAGGATCTTGAAAGAGCTCAAGGATCTCCAGAAGGATCCTCCAACTTCCTGCAGTGCTG tGGATAATGCGTCGAAATTGTTGGTCTTAATAGAGTTAGAGGATTGTTGTCGGAGATTCTCAAACTGTTCATGCATTCTTCTGCTAGAGAAGTCTCAGGACATTGCTATGGCAcatgttttgttgt GCCCAGTTGCTGAAGACATGTTTCATTGGCAAGCTACAATAATGGGTCCATCTGATAGTCCTTATTCAGGCGGTGTCTTTCTCGTAACCATTCACTTCCCTCCGGATTATCCTTTCAAACCACCAAAG GTTGCATTCAGGACAAAAGTGTTCCACCCTAATGTCAACAGCAATGGAAGCATTTGCCTTGACATTTTGAAAGAACAATGGAGTCCTGCACTCACCATATCGAAG GTTTTGCTTTCGATATGTTCATTGTTAACGGACCCAAACCCAGATGATCCATTGGTTCCAGAGATTGCTCACATGTACAAAACCGATAGAGCAAAGTATGAGTCTACTGCGAGAAGCTGGACTCAGAAATATGCAATGGGATGA